In Streptomyces seoulensis, the following are encoded in one genomic region:
- a CDS encoding contact-dependent growth inhibition system immunity protein — protein sequence MSMKPLEHDRRYGELDQVMRAYLGQRADDTPEHRSRALDAYLRHTWHTRPSAIAEAERQLREYSRNPPGRLRQELGEFYAIPDTGMPQSEIGGWLTVVADHLKRSVEEGVVPEPSSPQTHWEWRTRFPETSQLLGGWFSQDIVDEFPDHAAALADYAATTHPQLVARLVGELHELLALPMDEADHALAAAELGMEVAPPEPYSHGAWFQSAATTLSGI from the coding sequence ATGTCCATGAAGCCCCTTGAACACGACCGCCGGTACGGTGAGCTGGACCAGGTGATGCGCGCATACCTGGGACAGCGCGCCGACGACACCCCGGAGCATCGCAGCCGTGCCCTTGACGCATACCTCCGTCACACCTGGCACACCCGCCCCTCGGCCATCGCGGAGGCGGAACGCCAGCTGCGCGAGTACAGCCGCAACCCTCCGGGCCGCCTCCGGCAGGAACTGGGCGAGTTCTACGCGATCCCCGACACCGGAATGCCCCAGTCGGAGATCGGCGGCTGGCTGACGGTGGTGGCCGACCACCTGAAGAGGAGCGTCGAGGAAGGCGTCGTACCGGAGCCGTCGTCGCCGCAGACGCACTGGGAATGGCGCACCCGCTTCCCCGAGACCTCGCAACTGCTCGGTGGCTGGTTCTCCCAGGACATTGTCGACGAGTTCCCCGACCACGCCGCCGCCCTCGCCGACTACGCCGCCACCACCCACCCTCAGCTGGTTGCCCGCCTGGTCGGCGAGCTCCACGAGCTGCTCGCCCTGCCTATGGACGAGGCCGACCATGCCCTGGCGGCCGCCGAACTCGGCATGGAGGTCGCCCCGCCTGAGCCGTACTCTCACGGAGCGTGGTTCCAGTCAGCGGCCACGACGCTGTCCGGTATCTGA
- a CDS encoding methyltransferase domain-containing protein yields MGAYDSELTRVAAEARAALIRQIDREGAWRTDPVWRETFAEVPRHLFVPYYYVGVVGGYERYAADDPDPAGRERWARGAYADAPLATRLHDGELVSSSSQPSLMARMLVALGVRDGDRVLEVGTGTGYNAALLAHRLGDDSLVTTVDMEPEITEPARQHLAGAGYHPVVVTGDGAHGVPAHAPYDRIMATCMLPTVPRPWIAQCAPGARIIAPLNNGLLALDVDGSGRAEGRFLPTGAYFVPLRGESRAPAEPVSTRGLPGRARDQESFRFLLGLLRGALEPTRAYALWESVGMPDRDRYGVTVSGPRAWAWLDDPEGRHAWPLP; encoded by the coding sequence ATGGGCGCCTACGATTCCGAGCTGACCCGGGTGGCCGCCGAGGCGCGGGCCGCGCTGATCCGGCAGATCGACCGCGAGGGCGCCTGGCGCACGGATCCGGTGTGGCGGGAGACCTTCGCCGAGGTGCCCCGGCACCTGTTCGTGCCGTACTACTACGTCGGCGTCGTCGGCGGATACGAGCGGTACGCGGCCGACGACCCCGATCCGGCCGGGCGGGAGCGCTGGGCGCGCGGCGCCTACGCGGACGCCCCGCTGGCGACGCGGCTGCACGACGGCGAGCTGGTCTCCTCCAGCAGCCAGCCCTCGCTGATGGCGCGGATGCTGGTCGCGCTGGGCGTCCGGGACGGCGACCGGGTACTGGAGGTCGGCACCGGCACCGGTTACAACGCGGCCCTGCTCGCCCACCGGCTCGGCGACGACTCCCTGGTCACCACCGTCGACATGGAACCGGAGATCACCGAGCCCGCCCGGCAGCACCTGGCCGGGGCCGGGTACCACCCGGTGGTGGTCACCGGCGACGGGGCGCACGGGGTGCCCGCGCACGCCCCCTACGACCGGATCATGGCCACCTGCATGCTGCCCACGGTGCCCCGCCCCTGGATCGCCCAGTGCGCGCCCGGCGCCCGGATCATCGCCCCGCTGAACAACGGACTGCTCGCGCTGGACGTCGACGGGTCCGGCCGCGCCGAGGGCCGCTTCCTGCCCACCGGCGCCTACTTCGTCCCGCTGCGCGGGGAGAGCCGCGCGCCCGCCGAGCCGGTGTCCACGAGGGGACTGCCGGGGCGGGCGCGGGATCAGGAGTCGTTCCGCTTCCTGCTGGGGCTGCTCCGGGGCGCGCTGGAACCCACCCGGGCGTACGCGCTGTGGGAGAGCGTGGGCATGCCGGACCGCGATCGGTACGGCGTCACGGTCAGCGGCCCGCGCGCCTGGGCCTGGCTGGACGACCCCGAGGGCCGCCACGCCTGGCCGCTGCCGTGA
- the ettA gene encoding energy-dependent translational throttle protein EttA: protein MAEFIYTMRKARKAHGDKVILDDVTLNFLPGAKIGVVGPNGAGKSTVLQIMAGLQQPSNGDAFISPGYSVGILLQEPPLNEEKNVLENVQEGVAEIKGKLDRFNEIAELMATDYSDALLDEMGKLQEELDHANAWDLDAQLEQAMDALGCPPGDWPVTTLSGGEKRRVALCKLLLEQPDLLLLDEPTNHLDAESVNWLEQHLAKYPGTVVAITHDRYFLDNVAEWILELDRGRAYPYEGNYSTYLETKQTRLKVEGQKDAKRAKRLKEELEWVRSNAKGRQAKSKARLARYEEMAAEADKMRKLDFEEIQIPPGPRLGSIVVEVNDLNKAFGEKILVDGLSFTLPRNGIVGVIGPNGAGKTTLFKMIQGLETPDSGAIKVGETVKISYVDQTRANLDPKKTLWEVVSDGLDYINVGQVEMPSRAYVSAFGFKGPDQQKPTGVLSGGERNRLNLALTLKQGGNLLLLDEPTNDLDVETLSSLENALLDFPGCAVVVSHDRWFLDRVATHILAYEGDSKWFWFEGNFESYEKNKIERLGADAARPHRATYKKLTRG, encoded by the coding sequence TTGGCTGAGTTCATTTACACCATGCGCAAGGCGCGCAAAGCGCACGGCGACAAGGTGATCCTCGACGACGTCACCCTGAACTTCCTGCCGGGGGCGAAGATCGGCGTCGTCGGTCCGAACGGTGCCGGTAAGTCGACCGTGCTGCAGATCATGGCGGGGCTGCAGCAGCCCTCCAACGGTGACGCCTTCATCTCCCCCGGGTACAGCGTCGGCATCCTGCTCCAGGAGCCCCCGCTGAACGAGGAGAAGAACGTCCTGGAGAACGTCCAGGAGGGCGTCGCCGAGATCAAGGGCAAGCTCGACCGGTTCAACGAGATCGCCGAGCTGATGGCGACCGACTACTCCGACGCGCTGCTCGACGAGATGGGCAAGCTCCAGGAGGAGCTGGACCACGCCAACGCCTGGGACCTCGACGCCCAGCTCGAGCAGGCCATGGACGCGCTGGGCTGCCCGCCCGGCGACTGGCCCGTCACCACCCTCTCCGGTGGCGAGAAGCGCCGCGTCGCGCTCTGCAAGCTGCTCCTGGAGCAGCCCGACCTGCTGCTCCTCGACGAGCCCACCAACCACCTCGACGCCGAGTCGGTGAACTGGCTGGAGCAGCACCTCGCCAAGTACCCGGGCACCGTCGTGGCCATCACCCACGACCGGTACTTCCTGGACAACGTCGCCGAGTGGATCCTCGAGCTCGACCGTGGCCGCGCGTACCCCTACGAGGGCAACTACTCCACCTACCTGGAGACCAAGCAGACGCGTCTGAAGGTCGAGGGCCAGAAGGACGCCAAGCGCGCCAAGCGGCTCAAGGAAGAGCTGGAGTGGGTGCGGTCCAACGCCAAGGGCCGCCAGGCCAAGTCCAAGGCCCGTCTCGCCCGTTACGAGGAGATGGCGGCCGAGGCCGACAAGATGCGGAAGCTGGACTTCGAGGAGATCCAGATCCCGCCGGGCCCGCGTCTGGGCAGCATCGTGGTCGAGGTCAACGACCTCAACAAGGCGTTCGGCGAGAAGATCCTCGTCGACGGCCTGAGCTTCACCCTGCCGCGCAACGGCATCGTGGGCGTCATCGGCCCGAACGGCGCCGGCAAGACCACGCTGTTCAAGATGATCCAGGGTCTGGAGACCCCGGACTCCGGCGCCATCAAGGTCGGCGAGACCGTCAAGATCTCCTACGTCGACCAGACGCGCGCCAACCTCGACCCCAAGAAGACGCTGTGGGAGGTCGTGTCCGACGGGCTCGACTACATCAACGTCGGCCAGGTCGAGATGCCGTCCCGCGCCTACGTCTCGGCGTTCGGTTTCAAGGGCCCGGACCAGCAGAAGCCGACCGGCGTGCTGTCCGGCGGTGAGCGCAACCGCCTCAACCTGGCGCTCACCCTCAAGCAGGGCGGCAACCTGCTGCTCCTCGACGAGCCCACCAACGACCTCGACGTCGAGACCCTCTCCAGCCTGGAGAACGCGCTGCTGGACTTCCCCGGCTGCGCCGTGGTCGTCTCCCACGACCGGTGGTTCCTGGACCGGGTCGCCACGCACATCCTCGCCTACGAGGGTGACTCCAAGTGGTTCTGGTTCGAGGGCAACTTCGAGTCCTACGAGAAGAACAAGATCGAGCGGCTCGGCGCCGACGCCGCGCGTCCGCACCGCGCCACCTACAAGAAGCTGACCCGAGGCTGA
- a CDS encoding globin yields MNEIRRGTLQEQTFYEQVGGEETFRRLVHRFYEGVAGDPLLKPMYPEEDLGPAEERLTLFLIQYWGGPTTYSQERGHPRLRMRHAPFAVDRAAHDAWLKHMRDAVDELELSEEHERTLWNYLTYAAASMVNTAE; encoded by the coding sequence GTGAACGAGATCCGACGCGGCACGCTTCAGGAGCAGACCTTCTACGAGCAGGTCGGCGGGGAGGAGACCTTCCGCCGGCTGGTCCACCGTTTCTACGAGGGCGTCGCCGGGGACCCGCTGCTGAAGCCCATGTACCCGGAGGAGGACCTCGGGCCGGCCGAGGAGCGGCTCACTCTGTTCCTGATCCAGTACTGGGGCGGACCCACCACCTACAGCCAGGAGCGCGGCCACCCCCGGCTGCGGATGCGGCACGCCCCGTTCGCCGTGGACCGGGCCGCGCACGACGCCTGGCTGAAGCACATGCGGGACGCGGTGGACGAGCTGGAGCTGTCCGAGGAGCACGAGCGGACGCTGTGGAACTACCTGACGTACGCGGCGGCGTCGATGGTGAACACGGCGGAGTGA
- a CDS encoding acyl-CoA thioesterase yields the protein MRHIYRCPLRWADMDAYGHVNNVVFLRYLEEARIDFLFRPDKDFQQGSVVARHEIDYKRQLVHRHHPVDVELWITEIRAASFTITYEVKDADTVYVRASTVVVPFDFEAQRPRRITAEEREFLQEYRDEPAEEKAVAA from the coding sequence GTGCGCCACATCTACCGCTGCCCCCTGCGCTGGGCGGACATGGACGCGTACGGCCACGTCAACAACGTGGTGTTCCTCCGCTATCTGGAGGAAGCCCGTATCGACTTCCTGTTCCGCCCGGACAAGGACTTCCAGCAGGGGTCGGTCGTGGCGCGCCACGAGATCGACTACAAGCGGCAGCTCGTCCACCGGCACCACCCGGTGGACGTCGAGCTGTGGATCACCGAGATCCGGGCCGCGTCCTTCACCATCACCTACGAGGTGAAGGACGCGGACACCGTGTACGTACGGGCCTCCACCGTCGTCGTCCCCTTCGACTTCGAGGCCCAGCGGCCGCGCCGGATCACCGCGGAGGAGCGGGAGTTCCTCCAGGAGTACCGGGACGAGCCCGCCGAGGAGAAGGCCGTCGCCGCATGA
- a CDS encoding RNase A-like domain-containing protein, with protein sequence MLSRSASYPDRVTAHWATQQVVNANEQVIHRWLAQGTRARLTIEAAWPSRDEPVGRVQLEGDLLAGHGPVDVRAARVVLRREPSSPHGFVVHTTIPFYL encoded by the coding sequence TTGTTGAGCCGTTCCGCTTCCTATCCCGACCGGGTGACCGCCCACTGGGCCACCCAGCAGGTGGTGAACGCCAACGAGCAGGTCATTCACCGCTGGCTGGCCCAGGGCACCCGAGCCCGCCTCACCATCGAGGCCGCCTGGCCCTCCCGCGACGAACCCGTGGGGCGGGTCCAGCTCGAAGGCGACCTCCTGGCCGGCCACGGGCCTGTCGACGTCCGCGCGGCACGCGTGGTGTTGCGCCGCGAGCCGTCGAGTCCGCACGGCTTCGTCGTCCACACGACCATCCCGTTCTACCTGTAG